The proteins below are encoded in one region of Tsuneonella sp. CC-YZS046:
- a CDS encoding NAD(P)/FAD-dependent oxidoreductase — protein sequence MSNNDERTFDVIIIGTGFAGVYGLYRMREAGFNVLAVEAGDDVGGCWYWNRYPGLRCDVDSLEYAYAFSEELQKEWRWSERYAKQNEIQGYISFAADRLNLRKDIRFNTRVKAATFDNAANRWTLETENGDRLQARYVVMATGCLSVPNKPNIPGIENFGGQLIHSVQWPKEKLDLSDKNVAVIGTGSTGIQMIPLLAQEAKHLTVVQRTPAFCVPARNQEWNDARIEYWRENYRELRDMARNTRAGVLHEYGLLPAAAVRPEDRKADLERRWLKGGPNVLYGFSDLLRNEETNELVSEFLRGKIAEAVKDPETARKLMPYEYPVGAKRVCVGTDYYETYNRDNVSLIDLRSEKLQQIEKDGIRTEQGFYPVDVLILATGYDAMTGALLAIDIRTTAGKSLREQWSHGPQTYLGLGIAGFPNMFVVTGPGSPSVFSNMVLSVEHDMDWIAECLDYLRERGFPAIEADAEAQEAWMDHVDQLARGTLVNKAASWYRGANVEGKPQKFMPYLGGVNTYQAKCRDVADQGYEGFLIGGEAQASQPKREMADG from the coding sequence ATGAGCAACAATGACGAACGCACGTTTGATGTGATCATCATCGGCACCGGCTTTGCCGGCGTCTATGGATTGTACCGGATGCGGGAGGCGGGCTTCAACGTCCTGGCGGTGGAAGCCGGCGACGATGTCGGCGGCTGCTGGTATTGGAACCGCTATCCCGGCTTGCGCTGCGATGTCGACAGCCTGGAATATGCCTATGCATTTTCCGAGGAACTGCAGAAGGAATGGCGCTGGAGCGAGCGCTACGCCAAGCAGAACGAAATCCAGGGCTACATCAGCTTCGCCGCGGATCGCCTCAACCTGCGCAAGGACATTCGCTTCAATACGCGCGTGAAGGCGGCCACTTTCGATAACGCCGCCAATCGCTGGACCCTCGAAACCGAAAATGGGGACAGGTTGCAGGCGCGCTATGTCGTGATGGCGACGGGCTGCCTGTCGGTTCCGAACAAGCCCAATATTCCGGGGATCGAGAATTTCGGCGGGCAGCTGATCCATTCGGTGCAATGGCCGAAGGAAAAGCTGGACCTGTCGGACAAGAACGTCGCCGTGATCGGCACTGGCTCTACCGGCATCCAGATGATCCCGCTGCTGGCCCAGGAAGCGAAGCACCTCACCGTCGTGCAGCGCACGCCTGCGTTCTGCGTTCCAGCCCGCAACCAGGAATGGAACGATGCGCGGATAGAATACTGGCGCGAGAACTATCGTGAATTGCGGGACATGGCGCGCAATACCCGCGCCGGGGTTCTGCATGAATATGGCCTGCTGCCCGCCGCCGCCGTGCGTCCGGAAGATCGCAAGGCCGACCTGGAGCGCCGCTGGCTGAAGGGCGGCCCGAACGTGCTCTATGGTTTCAGCGATCTGCTGCGGAATGAAGAGACTAATGAACTGGTCAGCGAATTTCTGCGCGGCAAGATCGCCGAGGCGGTGAAGGACCCGGAAACCGCAAGGAAGCTGATGCCCTATGAATATCCCGTGGGGGCCAAGCGGGTTTGCGTGGGCACCGATTATTACGAAACCTACAACCGAGACAATGTGTCGCTGATAGATTTGCGCAGCGAGAAGCTGCAGCAGATCGAGAAGGACGGCATTCGCACCGAGCAGGGCTTCTACCCGGTGGATGTGCTGATCCTCGCCACCGGATATGACGCGATGACCGGCGCCCTGCTGGCCATCGACATCCGGACGACCGCAGGCAAATCGCTGCGCGAGCAATGGTCCCATGGTCCGCAGACCTATCTGGGCCTCGGCATCGCCGGCTTCCCCAACATGTTCGTGGTGACCGGCCCGGGCAGCCCGTCCGTCTTCAGCAACATGGTCCTGTCCGTCGAGCACGATATGGACTGGATCGCGGAATGCCTCGATTATCTTCGGGAGCGTGGCTTCCCGGCCATCGAGGCTGACGCCGAGGCTCAGGAAGCCTGGATGGATCATGTCGATCAGCTTGCCAGAGGCACCTTGGTGAACAAGGCGGCAAGTTGGTATCGTGGCGCCAATGTCGAAGGGAAGCCGCAGAAGTTCATGCCTTATCTGGGCGGCGTGAACACCTATCAGGCCAAGTGCCGCGATGTCGCGGATCAGGGCTATGAAGGCTTCCTGATCGGTGGGGAAGCGCAGGCCAGCCAGCCCAAGCGCGAGATGGCCGATGGCTGA
- a CDS encoding alpha/beta hydrolase — MADGALAKVAPDLRRFIELLPDLSDIAGRLAEIRGVLDGEPPSLGDDGEAVTSEIFIDRPDGTQLRCLFCRPSAVSSDRPLPVLLHVHGGGYVAGSANRDHDIVRKAVIALGCAALIPDYRLAPEYPYPEPLDDVLLSYRWLREQAAALAIDADRIALRGVSAGGGLAYAATLKLREDPASAPCFLLLVFPMLDDRTEPHPHNGVYVWTHDNNQFGWDSYLAKVDRSDPPPFAVPGRVEDVSGLPPIFMTTGAIDLFAGENLDLARRLVDGGIALEMHVYPGAYHGFALIPCEATQAYEQAAMAALTRAFAAKIDGE, encoded by the coding sequence ATGGCTGACGGAGCGCTCGCCAAGGTCGCGCCCGATCTGCGCAGGTTCATCGAGCTGCTGCCGGACCTGTCCGATATTGCGGGCCGCCTGGCAGAAATCCGTGGAGTGCTGGATGGCGAGCCGCCTTCGCTTGGCGATGATGGCGAAGCCGTCACCAGCGAGATATTCATTGACCGACCGGATGGAACGCAGCTGCGCTGCCTGTTCTGCCGGCCCAGCGCCGTTTCCTCGGACAGGCCTCTCCCGGTTCTGCTGCATGTCCATGGCGGCGGATATGTCGCGGGATCGGCCAACCGGGATCATGATATTGTCCGCAAGGCCGTGATCGCGCTGGGTTGCGCGGCGCTGATCCCGGATTACCGGCTGGCGCCGGAGTATCCCTATCCGGAACCGCTGGATGACGTGCTGCTCTCCTACCGATGGTTGAGGGAGCAAGCCGCGGCCTTGGCGATCGATGCCGATCGCATCGCCTTGAGAGGGGTGAGCGCGGGCGGCGGCCTTGCCTATGCGGCCACGCTCAAGCTCAGGGAAGATCCGGCCAGCGCGCCCTGCTTCCTGCTGCTGGTGTTCCCGATGCTGGATGACCGCACGGAACCTCATCCTCATAATGGCGTCTATGTCTGGACTCACGATAACAACCAGTTCGGGTGGGACAGCTATCTCGCCAAGGTGGATCGGTCCGATCCGCCCCCGTTTGCGGTTCCTGGGCGGGTCGAGGATGTGTCCGGCCTGCCGCCCATCTTCATGACGACCGGCGCGATCGACCTGTTCGCTGGCGAGAACCTGGATCTTGCACGCAGGCTGGTCGACGGGGGGATCGCGCTGGAGATGCACGTCTATCCCGGCGCATATCACGGCTTCGCGCTGATCCCCTGCGAAGCGACCCAAGCTTACGAGCAAGCGGCCATGGCTGCGCTCACGCGCGCCTTTGCCGCCAAGATCGACGGAGAATGA
- a CDS encoding alcohol dehydrogenase, translating to MKAWMVTEAKAPLEKFELETPEPTGTEVVIETAYCGVCHSDLHFWKGEYNMGGGKVMKLADRGVQLPRAPGHEIAGRVVALGPDAEGVKIGDMRVVYPWLGCGNCYYCNNGLDNWCRTPKGIGVIRNGGFASHVVVPHSRYLADPGNVDPALAATYACSGLTIYSSLKKVMPIDPDSPILLIGAGGLGLMAVEMLKAMDHRNIVTVDIDPAKLQVAKEKGATTIIDGSAGNLAEKVIEAVGKVPAAIDMVNNDHTARAALDCLDKGGKLVLVGVAGGELTLSLATMIFMGLTVYGNLVGTPQDLHDVLELANSGKLAPTPLQCCPADEANQTLIDLKEGKVTGRAVLTW from the coding sequence ATGAAGGCGTGGATGGTTACAGAGGCGAAGGCGCCGCTGGAGAAGTTCGAACTCGAGACGCCGGAGCCGACTGGAACGGAAGTCGTCATCGAAACCGCCTATTGCGGCGTCTGCCATTCCGATCTCCATTTCTGGAAGGGCGAATACAATATGGGCGGCGGCAAGGTGATGAAACTTGCCGATCGCGGGGTGCAACTGCCCCGGGCGCCGGGCCATGAGATCGCCGGCCGCGTGGTTGCCCTTGGCCCGGATGCCGAAGGGGTGAAGATCGGCGACATGCGCGTGGTCTACCCCTGGCTTGGCTGCGGGAATTGCTATTACTGCAACAACGGGCTGGACAATTGGTGCCGCACGCCGAAGGGCATCGGGGTGATCCGCAATGGCGGCTTCGCGAGCCATGTCGTGGTGCCGCATTCGCGCTACCTGGCCGATCCCGGGAATGTCGATCCTGCCCTGGCCGCGACCTATGCCTGTTCCGGCCTGACCATCTATTCCTCGCTCAAGAAGGTGATGCCGATCGATCCTGACAGCCCGATCCTGCTGATCGGCGCCGGGGGGCTGGGCCTCATGGCGGTCGAGATGCTGAAGGCGATGGATCATCGCAATATCGTGACGGTCGATATCGATCCCGCCAAGCTGCAGGTGGCGAAGGAGAAGGGCGCCACCACCATTATCGACGGTTCGGCGGGCAATCTGGCGGAAAAGGTCATCGAAGCGGTCGGCAAGGTTCCGGCGGCGATCGACATGGTGAACAACGATCATACGGCACGGGCCGCGCTCGACTGTCTCGACAAGGGCGGCAAGCTGGTGCTGGTCGGGGTGGCTGGCGGCGAGCTGACGCTCTCGCTGGCGACCATGATCTTCATGGGGTTGACCGTCTACGGCAATCTGGTCGGAACTCCGCAGGATCTGCACGATGTGCTGGAGCTTGCCAATTCCGGCAAGCTGGCGCCCACGCCCTTGCAATGCTGCCCGGCGGACGAGGCCAATCAGACATTGATCGACCTCAAGGAAGGCAAGGTGACGGGCCGCGCCGTTCTTACCTGGTAG
- a CDS encoding LysR family transcriptional regulator, giving the protein MDIKHLRYFVAMAEAGSLMKASERLHVAQPALSVHLSNLELELGVKLFERSHRGITLTDQGQLLYERAITLLRYHSEAILGLKRNKAKPAGTVSIGMPSTMPALFAPPLYKAMREALPDVSLYILDASSPAVYEWLQNGKIDFAILFNIPEDIGLSLSPLFIEDYWLFGQFDEEEDDVDIPFYDVFDFPLALPCRSTAWRKILEEHADHLGKSLSVNFESESYMGLRSLAMSGECYTILPRSSIIQDHLNGFVQARRIIEPEIRGILSLANLQSKDLTDAQKATREVLTATIRQVANELGLGSKGSPSRKVCPGSLFGGDRRVPRPAHRPISP; this is encoded by the coding sequence ATGGACATCAAGCACCTGCGGTATTTCGTTGCGATGGCCGAGGCAGGCAGCCTGATGAAGGCATCGGAACGCCTGCATGTCGCGCAGCCCGCATTGAGCGTTCACCTGTCCAATCTGGAGCTGGAACTCGGGGTAAAGCTGTTCGAGAGAAGCCACAGGGGCATCACTCTCACCGATCAGGGCCAATTGCTCTATGAGCGGGCCATCACCCTGCTGCGCTACCACAGCGAAGCAATTCTGGGGCTGAAGAGAAACAAGGCCAAGCCGGCCGGCACCGTTTCCATAGGGATGCCCTCCACCATGCCGGCCCTCTTCGCGCCCCCGCTATACAAGGCGATGCGCGAAGCCCTGCCGGACGTCAGCCTCTATATTCTCGATGCCAGCAGCCCCGCCGTTTACGAATGGCTGCAGAACGGCAAGATCGATTTCGCCATCCTTTTCAACATCCCCGAAGACATCGGACTTTCGCTTTCGCCTTTGTTTATCGAGGATTATTGGCTTTTCGGACAATTCGACGAAGAAGAAGACGACGTCGACATACCGTTCTACGACGTTTTCGATTTCCCGCTGGCCCTGCCCTGCCGGTCGACCGCCTGGAGAAAGATCCTGGAAGAACATGCCGACCATCTCGGCAAGTCGCTTTCCGTCAACTTCGAAAGCGAATCCTACATGGGGCTGCGTTCCCTGGCGATGTCAGGCGAATGCTACACCATCCTGCCCCGCTCCAGCATCATCCAGGACCATCTCAATGGTTTCGTGCAGGCCCGCCGCATCATTGAGCCTGAAATCAGGGGCATCCTTTCGCTTGCCAATCTGCAGAGCAAGGACCTGACCGACGCCCAAAAGGCCACCCGAGAGGTTTTGACCGCCACTATCCGGCAAGTGGCAAACGAATTGGGCCTCGGCTCGAAAGGCTCCCCCTCGCGCAAGGTGTGCCCTGGCTCCCTGTTCGGAGGGGACAGGCGGGTACCCCGCCCCGCTCACAGGCCGATCTCTCCCTGA
- a CDS encoding alpha/beta fold hydrolase, with amino-acid sequence MPGDSSIETADAGQIAYANPRSHSILSDGRRLNVLEWGDPARPAVMLIHGLRDHARSWDWIANELAADYHVFAPDLRGHGDSDWAGAGSYGIANYIIDLADIMDALGLERLALVCHSLGGVLGLRLAAAFPERIGAFCGIECIELPIVRDDQIHPTPFPVRLRGWIDEERKRRARLPRSYSSLAAATERMQQEQPLLDHQTIMHLARHAIVTNPDGSVRWKFDPAVRPRAPEDAKGHDLDDILDAISCPVLLAYGDASWIPIPSEKRLARLRDHRVVTFAGASHWLHHQCREDFLRETREFLKSRFESPDHA; translated from the coding sequence TTGCCGGGGGACTCATCCATTGAAACGGCTGATGCCGGGCAGATTGCATACGCAAATCCCCGATCCCACTCGATTCTGAGTGATGGGCGCCGGCTGAACGTTCTCGAATGGGGAGATCCGGCCAGGCCTGCGGTCATGCTGATCCACGGATTGCGCGATCACGCGCGAAGCTGGGACTGGATTGCGAATGAACTAGCCGCCGATTATCATGTGTTCGCGCCCGACCTGCGCGGCCATGGCGATAGCGATTGGGCAGGCGCCGGCTCCTACGGGATCGCGAACTATATCATCGATCTGGCCGATATCATGGACGCGCTGGGGCTGGAGCGGCTCGCCCTGGTGTGCCACTCGCTCGGCGGGGTTCTCGGCCTGCGCCTCGCGGCTGCTTTTCCGGAGCGGATCGGCGCCTTTTGCGGGATCGAATGCATCGAGCTTCCCATCGTGCGGGATGACCAGATCCACCCCACGCCTTTCCCCGTGAGGCTGAGGGGATGGATCGATGAGGAACGCAAGCGCCGGGCGAGACTGCCGCGCAGCTATTCCTCCCTTGCTGCGGCGACGGAGCGAATGCAGCAGGAACAACCGCTGCTGGACCATCAAACGATCATGCATCTCGCCCGGCACGCCATCGTCACCAATCCCGACGGCTCCGTCCGCTGGAAATTCGATCCGGCCGTTCGCCCCCGTGCCCCCGAGGATGCGAAAGGTCATGATCTGGACGACATCCTGGATGCCATCTCGTGCCCTGTGCTGCTGGCCTATGGGGACGCAAGCTGGATTCCCATTCCCTCCGAGAAGCGTCTGGCGCGCTTGCGCGACCATCGTGTAGTAACCTTCGCCGGAGCCAGCCACTGGCTCCATCATCAATGCCGAGAGGATTTCCTGCGCGAAACGCGCGAGTTTCTGAAATCCCGTTTTGAAAGCCCAGATCATGCGTGA
- a CDS encoding IS1595 family transposase, with the protein MSVLSHPRFHDEAAAFEYLESIVWANGVVCPHCGVVGGRVYKLEGVVHNTRKGERAGNVRYGLKKCGECRKQFTVKVGTVFEHARLPLHIMLQAVHLIMSSKKGISAHQLHRVLEISYKAAWFLAHRIREAMRSGDLAPFGGNGTMVEVDETYIGHQKGKPVKKGGGHKMKVLALVDRETGKVRSFTDPNLTAKDIHPILRANIAKEARLMTDEARLYWNVGKEFAEHNRVLHAGFEYVRKGQPEIHTNTVEGYFSIFKRGMRGIYQHCGEQHLHRYLAEFDFRYSNREALGCNDSDRATAALTGIVGKRLTYTATNSAEGVRIEA; encoded by the coding sequence ATGTCCGTTCTCTCTCATCCCCGCTTTCACGACGAAGCCGCCGCCTTCGAATATCTGGAAAGCATCGTCTGGGCCAATGGCGTCGTCTGCCCGCATTGCGGTGTAGTCGGCGGTCGGGTCTACAAGCTGGAAGGCGTTGTTCATAACACCCGTAAGGGCGAGCGCGCTGGCAATGTCCGCTACGGCCTCAAGAAGTGTGGCGAGTGCCGCAAGCAGTTCACCGTGAAGGTGGGCACTGTGTTCGAACATGCCCGCCTGCCCCTGCATATCATGCTCCAGGCCGTTCACCTTATCATGTCGAGCAAGAAGGGCATCAGCGCCCACCAGCTCCACCGCGTTCTGGAAATCAGCTACAAGGCGGCGTGGTTCCTCGCCCACCGTATTCGTGAAGCCATGCGCTCTGGCGATCTTGCCCCGTTCGGCGGCAACGGTACCATGGTCGAAGTCGATGAAACCTACATCGGCCACCAGAAGGGCAAGCCGGTCAAGAAGGGTGGCGGCCACAAGATGAAGGTGCTGGCGCTGGTGGATCGTGAGACCGGCAAGGTTCGTTCGTTCACCGACCCCAACCTGACCGCCAAGGACATTCACCCGATCCTGCGCGCCAACATCGCCAAGGAAGCGCGCCTGATGACGGACGAAGCCCGGCTCTACTGGAATGTCGGCAAGGAGTTTGCCGAGCACAACCGCGTCCTGCATGCCGGTTTCGAGTATGTCCGCAAGGGCCAGCCCGAAATCCATACCAACACGGTCGAAGGCTACTTCTCAATCTTCAAGCGCGGCATGCGCGGCATCTACCAGCACTGTGGCGAGCAGCACCTGCATCGCTACCTTGCGGAGTTCGACTTCCGCTACAGCAACCGGGAAGCCCTTGGCTGCAACGACAGCGACCGCGCCACTGCGGCGCTGACCGGGATTGTCGGCAAGCGGTTGACCTATACAGCAACTAACAGCGCAGAAGGTGTCCGCATCGAAGCTTGA
- a CDS encoding type II toxin-antitoxin system VapC family toxin: MTDRKKVYWDACAWLGLLNGETDKAQELEVVWEKAKHGEIEIWTSAFCIAEVYKVKCEGGKTGLSPENDDKIDDLFNQDWVYIAQVDLVIARLAKTLLRSQSKLSKPSDGIHLATAIQWNVDQLHTWDSSDLLGIVCNRADGLPLEICKPSMIDGENLFNREGEGN, from the coding sequence ATGACTGACCGCAAAAAGGTGTATTGGGACGCCTGCGCGTGGCTCGGTCTCTTGAACGGGGAAACGGACAAGGCGCAAGAACTCGAAGTTGTTTGGGAGAAGGCCAAGCACGGTGAGATTGAGATCTGGACAAGCGCTTTCTGCATTGCCGAAGTCTACAAGGTAAAATGCGAGGGTGGAAAAACTGGCCTATCCCCGGAGAATGACGACAAAATCGACGACCTGTTTAATCAAGATTGGGTCTACATTGCACAAGTCGATTTGGTCATTGCTCGGCTCGCGAAGACACTGCTTCGGTCCCAATCCAAATTGAGCAAGCCAAGCGACGGCATCCATCTTGCGACTGCGATTCAGTGGAACGTCGATCAACTCCACACTTGGGATTCTAGCGATCTGCTCGGTATTGTTTGCAACCGTGCAGACGGGCTTCCATTGGAAATCTGTAAGCCGTCCATGATTGACGGAGAAAACCTCTTCAACCGAGAAGGAGAGGGAAATTGA
- a CDS encoding 2Fe-2S iron-sulfur cluster binding domain-containing protein has protein sequence MRISGTEIDFEVGKNQTVLEAALAQGFEFPHDCTVGTCGSCRSKLLSGKVDAITPFGYTLSREELTAGYILSCQAVPQSDIEIAVDLEAAASHAETVSGRIVETRDLTHDIKLVSWEVERSVSYKAGQYMNVRWPGGPGPRSYSFSTEPGEGGRTRLSTFIRKVPGGAFTEALFKGELDDAAFEIEAPHGHFWLHDGDGPILLVGGGSGLSPLMSLLEDAVSRSVQRDAILLFGGREERDLYYLDEIAEIGRRWKGKFEFWPVLSQTEAPGRRFGMVTAEIPAAIAELGGVDGLQAYMCGPPVMIDAGVAALTSQGVPIDDIHYDKFTDASTGGN, from the coding sequence GTGCGAATCTCCGGAACGGAGATCGATTTCGAAGTGGGCAAGAACCAGACAGTTCTGGAGGCCGCACTTGCGCAGGGCTTTGAGTTTCCTCACGATTGCACCGTCGGCACTTGCGGAAGCTGCCGCTCGAAACTGCTGTCCGGCAAGGTCGATGCGATCACCCCGTTCGGTTACACCTTGAGTCGCGAGGAACTGACCGCCGGCTATATCCTTTCATGCCAGGCGGTTCCGCAATCCGATATCGAGATCGCGGTCGATCTCGAGGCGGCTGCGTCTCATGCGGAAACGGTTTCCGGGCGCATCGTGGAAACGCGCGATCTGACTCACGACATCAAGCTGGTCAGCTGGGAAGTGGAACGTTCAGTATCGTACAAGGCAGGCCAGTACATGAATGTCCGGTGGCCCGGTGGCCCCGGCCCGCGTTCCTATTCTTTCAGCACCGAACCGGGGGAGGGAGGGCGCACCCGTCTGTCCACCTTCATCCGCAAGGTGCCCGGCGGCGCATTCACCGAAGCCCTGTTCAAGGGCGAACTGGACGATGCCGCTTTCGAGATCGAAGCGCCGCATGGCCATTTCTGGCTGCATGACGGTGATGGCCCGATCCTGCTGGTCGGCGGGGGCAGCGGCCTGTCGCCCCTGATGAGCCTGCTTGAAGACGCCGTGTCCCGGTCTGTCCAGCGCGATGCGATACTTCTCTTCGGTGGCCGTGAGGAACGCGATCTCTATTATCTCGATGAGATCGCGGAAATCGGCCGGCGCTGGAAGGGCAAATTCGAGTTCTGGCCCGTGCTTTCCCAAACCGAAGCGCCGGGCCGGAGGTTCGGCATGGTCACTGCGGAAATTCCCGCCGCCATCGCCGAGCTTGGGGGCGTTGATGGGCTGCAGGCCTATATGTGCGGGCCGCCCGTCATGATCGATGCGGGTGTCGCGGCTCTCACATCGCAGGGCGTGCCGATCGACGACATTCATTACGACAAGTTCACTGATGCCAGCACGGGTGGAAACTGA
- a CDS encoding aldehyde dehydrogenase, whose amino-acid sequence MITSRDSFFIGNEWVKPSTSRTFTLVNASTEEEIGTVPEAVEADIDAAVAAARDAFDNSGWATAEPAERAAVMERFMAAVAARGADLAEAVSVQNGMPIALSSQLEGQFGVGVIQYYAELAKTIGQPDVRPSQMGKETLVRRAPVGVAAAIVPWNFPVTLALNKIAPAMAAGCTVVIKPSPGTVLDSYILAEAALEAGVPAGVLNWVTAEREAGAYLVNHPGVDKVAFTGSTAAGRKIAAACGELLRPVTLELGGKSAAILLEDVDIGSFLQGVPMACMLNNGQTCYNGTRVLAPKKRYDEVVGALADFAKSLNVGNALDPETHVGPMASSAHRDRVQSYIEIGKDEARLVAGGGRPADQNSGFFIEPTVFADVDNSARIAQEEIFGPVLSVIPYDGESEAVRIANDSEYGLGGSVWSADSEHAKSIADKVDSGTVGVNGYMPSLGAPFGGVKASGIGREFGPEAVGAYQKLKSIYVMG is encoded by the coding sequence ATGATTACCAGCAGAGACAGTTTCTTTATCGGCAATGAGTGGGTGAAGCCGTCCACCAGCCGGACCTTCACGCTCGTCAACGCATCGACCGAGGAAGAAATCGGCACGGTGCCTGAAGCGGTCGAGGCGGACATCGACGCCGCGGTCGCGGCGGCGCGCGACGCTTTCGACAATTCCGGCTGGGCGACCGCGGAACCTGCTGAACGCGCGGCGGTGATGGAGCGCTTCATGGCTGCGGTCGCGGCGCGTGGTGCCGATCTCGCCGAAGCGGTGAGCGTTCAGAACGGCATGCCCATCGCCCTCAGCAGCCAGCTCGAAGGGCAGTTCGGTGTCGGCGTGATCCAGTATTACGCGGAACTGGCGAAAACCATCGGCCAGCCCGATGTCCGCCCCTCCCAGATGGGCAAGGAAACGCTGGTGAGGCGCGCGCCGGTCGGCGTGGCCGCGGCGATCGTTCCCTGGAACTTCCCGGTCACTCTTGCCCTCAACAAGATCGCGCCGGCCATGGCCGCCGGCTGCACCGTCGTTATCAAGCCGTCGCCCGGCACGGTTCTCGACAGCTATATCCTGGCGGAAGCCGCGCTGGAGGCGGGCGTGCCGGCGGGCGTGCTCAACTGGGTCACGGCCGAGCGTGAAGCGGGCGCCTATCTGGTCAACCATCCGGGTGTGGACAAGGTGGCGTTCACGGGTTCCACCGCGGCCGGCCGGAAGATCGCGGCCGCCTGTGGCGAACTGCTCCGCCCGGTGACGCTGGAACTTGGCGGCAAGTCCGCCGCGATCCTGCTCGAAGACGTGGATATCGGTTCCTTCCTCCAGGGCGTGCCGATGGCCTGCATGCTCAACAATGGGCAGACCTGCTATAACGGCACGCGCGTGCTGGCGCCGAAGAAGCGCTATGACGAGGTGGTGGGCGCGCTGGCCGATTTCGCGAAATCGCTGAACGTGGGCAATGCGCTCGATCCGGAAACGCATGTCGGCCCGATGGCGTCCAGTGCGCATCGCGACCGGGTGCAATCCTATATCGAGATCGGCAAGGACGAAGCGCGCCTGGTGGCCGGGGGCGGCCGTCCGGCGGACCAGAACAGCGGTTTCTTCATCGAGCCGACCGTGTTCGCTGACGTCGACAATTCCGCCCGCATTGCCCAGGAAGAGATATTCGGGCCGGTCCTTTCCGTTATTCCCTATGATGGCGAGAGCGAGGCGGTTCGCATCGCCAATGACAGTGAATATGGCCTGGGCGGCTCGGTCTGGAGCGCGGACAGCGAACACGCCAAGTCGATTGCCGACAAGGTGGACAGCGGCACGGTCGGCGTGAACGGCTATATGCCGTCGCTCGGCGCGCCGTTCGGCGGGGTCAAGGCCAGCGGCATCGGCCGGGAATTCGGCCCGGAAGCCGTAGGCGCCTATCAGAAGCTGAAATCGATCTATGTGATGGGCTGA
- a CDS encoding alkane 1-monooxygenase, which produces MDYARYYLGPLLQLGVIASFVVGGSWVWLGIASLPILGLIDSVLPNDFAIRKVRNKSLADIPVWMSSLLGPVLYLAAAYWVVTNPGAPAHQYVGVILSLAWLSVVPLVPATHELYHQRGKIRRFVGQYCQVCYLDATREIAHVVGHHIHVATDKDGDTAPRGESLYSFTPKAVVHSTKEAWLTEADNLEKMGKARWGLGHRLWKAILAQVIFQSIIFMIGGWTAVAVAFAGMIGARFWIESFNYFQHYGLIRTHDGAINRRHVWNHLKPLSRIFGFEITNHADHHTNSFAAYHELKPDTKWIPMPSVFVCFFSALIPPVWHNMVIKPALQRWDNELATPEELALAKEQNRRAGWPDWFQNNDNDVSGQSAAAA; this is translated from the coding sequence ATGGACTACGCACGTTATTATCTCGGCCCGCTGCTGCAACTGGGCGTTATCGCCAGTTTTGTGGTGGGCGGCTCCTGGGTCTGGCTCGGCATCGCGAGCCTTCCCATTCTCGGCCTGATCGATTCGGTTTTGCCGAATGACTTCGCTATCCGGAAGGTCCGGAACAAGAGCCTGGCGGATATTCCCGTGTGGATGAGTTCGCTGCTCGGCCCCGTGCTCTATCTTGCCGCCGCTTACTGGGTCGTCACCAATCCCGGAGCGCCGGCCCATCAATATGTCGGCGTCATTCTCTCGCTCGCCTGGCTCAGCGTCGTTCCGCTGGTTCCGGCGACGCACGAACTCTACCATCAGCGCGGCAAGATCCGCCGTTTCGTGGGGCAGTACTGCCAGGTCTGCTATCTCGATGCGACCCGCGAAATCGCGCATGTCGTGGGCCATCACATCCATGTCGCGACCGACAAGGATGGCGACACAGCTCCGCGCGGGGAATCGCTCTACAGCTTCACGCCCAAGGCGGTCGTGCACAGCACGAAGGAAGCCTGGCTGACCGAAGCGGACAATCTCGAAAAGATGGGCAAGGCACGCTGGGGCCTCGGTCATCGCCTGTGGAAGGCGATCCTGGCCCAGGTGATCTTCCAGTCCATCATCTTCATGATCGGCGGCTGGACGGCCGTGGCCGTGGCCTTTGCCGGCATGATCGGCGCCCGCTTCTGGATCGAGAGCTTCAACTACTTCCAGCATTATGGCCTGATCCGCACGCATGACGGCGCTATCAATCGCCGCCATGTCTGGAACCACCTCAAGCCGCTTTCACGCATCTTCGGCTTCGAGATCACCAATCATGCCGATCATCACACCAACAGCTTCGCCGCCTATCACGAGCTGAAGCCGGACACGAAGTGGATACCGATGCCCAGCGTGTTCGTGTGCTTCTTCTCGGCCCTGATCCCGCCGGTGTGGCACAATATGGTGATCAAGCCGGCCTTGCAGCGCTGGGACAACGAACTTGCGACGCCCGAGGAATTGGCGCTGGCCAAGGAGCAGAACCGCCGCGCCGGCTGGCCGGACTGGTTCCAGAACAACGATAATGATGTATCGGGCCAGTCTGCGGCCGCAGCCTGA